In Oryza sativa Japonica Group chromosome 3, ASM3414082v1, one DNA window encodes the following:
- the LOC4333899 gene encoding phragmoplastin DRP1C — protein MATMGSLIGLVNRIQRACTVLGDHGGGGEGGSLWEALPSVAVVGGQSSGKSSVLESIVGRDFLPRGSGIVTRRPLVLQLHKTEGGQEYAEFLHAPRKRFTDFAAVRKEIADETDRITGKTKAISNIPIHLSIYSPHVVNLTLIDLPGLTKVAVEGQQESIVQDIENMVRSYVDKPNSIILAISPANQDIATSDAIKLARDVDPSGDRTFGVLTKLDLMDKGTNAVDVLEGRQYRLQHPWVGIVNRSQADINRNVDMLAARRKEKEYFESSPDYGHLAHKMGAEYLAKLLSQHLEAVIRAKIPSIIAMINKTIDEIEAELDRLGRPIGGDAGAQLYTILDMCRAFDRVFKEHLDGGRPGGDRIYGVFDHQLPAALKKLPFDKHLSLQNVRKVISEADGYQPHLIAPEQGYRRLIDSSLHYFRGPAEASVDAVHLVLKELVRRSIAATEELKRFPTLQTDIAAAANESLERFREDGRKTVIRLVEMEASYLTVEFFRKLPTEPDKGANNNTPANDRYQDNHLRRIGSNVSSYINMVCETLRNTIPKAVVHCQVKEAKRNLLNRFYAHVGSKEKKQLSAMLDEDPALMEKRDSLVKRLELYKSARNEIDSVAWK, from the exons ATGGCGACGATGGGGAGCCTGATCGGGCTGGTGAACCGGATCCAGCGGGCGTGCACCGTCCTCGGCGAccacgggggcggcggcgaggggggttCCCTCTGGGAGGCGCTgccctccgtcgccgtcgtcggaggCCAG AGTTCCGGGAAGTCGTCGGTGCTCGAGAGCATAGTGGGGAGGGACTTCCTGCCTCGTGGATCCG GAATCGTGACGAGGAGGCCTCTTGTGCTGCAGCTGCACAAGACGGAGGGTGGGCAGGAGTACGCCGAGTTCCTCCACGCCCCGCGGAAGCGTTTCACTGACTTTG CTGCTGTTAGGAAAGAGATTGCTGATGAAACCGATCGCATTACTGGAAAAACGAAAGCTATATCAAATATTCCCATCCATTTGAGTATATATTCTCCACATG TTGTAAACCTGACACTTATTGATCTTCCTGGATTGACGAAGGTTGCTGTAG AGGGGCAACAAGAATCTATTGTCCAAGATATTGAAAACATGGTTCGGTCTTATGTTGATAAG CCAAATTCTATCATACTGGCCATATCTCCAGCTAATCAAGATATAGCAACATCAGATGCTATCAAGCTTGCTAGGGATGTTGATCCTTCAG gTGACAGAACCTTTGGAGTGTTGACAAAGCTTGATTTGATGGATAAGGGTACCAATGCTGTTGAT GTACTTGAAGGGAGGCAGTATCGTTTGCAACACCCCTGGGTGGGAATTGTCAACCGGTCACAAGCTGATATCAACAGGAATGTCGACATGCTAGCAGCAAGACGCAAAGAAAAGGAGTACTTTGAAAGTAGCCCAGATTATGGTCACTTGGCACATAAAATGGGTGCAGAGTACCTTGCTAAGCTTCTGTCTCAG CACTTAGAGGCTGTGATCAGAGCAAAAATTCCAAGTATTATAGCCATGATTAACAAAACAATTGATGAAATTGAAGCTGAGTTGGATCGCCTTGGTAGGCCAATTGGAGGTGATGCTGGG GCACAACTGTACACAATATTGGACATGTGTCGTGCGTTTGACCGAGTTTTTAAAGAGCACCTAGATGGCGG TCGGCCAGGTGGAGATCGTATTTATGGTGTCTTTGACCACCAATTACCAGCAGCACTGAAAAAGCTTCCATTTGATAAGCATCTTTCATTGCAAAATGTTCGGAAAGTCATTTCAGAGGCTGATGGTTATCAACCCCACTTGATTGCCCCTGAGCAAGGGTACAGAAGGCTTATAGATAGTTCGCTCCACTACTTCAGGGGTCCAGCGGAAGCTTCAGTTGATGCG GTTCATTTGGTCTTGAAGGAACTTGTTCGTAGATCGATTGCAGCAACAGAG GAGTTGAAGCGTTTCCCAACACTTCAGACAGATATAGCTGCTGCAGCAAATGAAAGCCTGGAAAGATTTCGTGAGGATGGTCGAAAGACAGTTATTCGTCTTGTTGAGATGGAGGCCAGCTACCTAACTGTAGAATTTTTCAGAAAACTCCCTACAGAACCAGATAAGGGGGCTAATAATAACACTCCAGCCAATGACAGATATCAGGACAACCATTTAAGAAGAATCG GGTCAAATGTATCATCTTACATTAACATGGTTTGTGAGACATTGAGGAACACCATTCCAAAAGCTGTGGTGCACTGTCAAGTGAAGGAGGCAAAAAGAAACTTGCTTAACCGTTTCTATGCTCATGTGGGAAGCAAGGAG AAGAAACAGCTCAGCGCGATGTTGGATGAGGATCCCGCTTTGATGGAGAAGAGGGATTCCTTAGTCAAGAGGCTAGAGCTGTACAAATCTGCCCGGAACGAGATCGACTCAGTCGCGTGGAAATGA
- the LOC4333900 gene encoding uncharacterized protein → MASHAHCAPAANLSPSPGPCLPLRLRRRDRELPRPARAALQRRHAVGIVRTNRRRGAVACRRRRVRHEEEDEEEYGHNEEMARLERYSEGARDQALLVKARVDDEVEVVLVFKGFSSRLSGRTAADPAMSVLPERAIIQTVDVVRGPFNPTNIEYLEKDLPWDDFKSRLH, encoded by the exons ATGGCGTCCCACGCCCACTGCGCCCCCGCCGCCAACCTCTCGCCGTCCCCGGGCCCGTGCCTCCCgctgcgcctgcgccgtcgCGACCGCGAGCTCCCTCGCCCAGCTCGCGCCGCGCTCCAGCGCCGTCACGCCGTCGGCATTGTGCGGACgaatcgccgccgcggcgccgtcgcctgcaggaggcggcgggtgcggcacgaggaggaggacgaggaggagtaCGGGCACAACGAGGAGATGGCGCGGTTGGAGCGGtacagcgagggcgcgcgcgacCAAGCACTCCTCGTCAAGGCCAGGGTCGACGACGAGGTGGAGGTCGTGCTCGTCTTCAAG GGATTCTCGTCGAGGCTGAGCGGGAGAACGGCGGCGGATCCAGCGATGAGCGTGCTGCCGGAGAGGGCGATCATACAGACGGTGGACGTGGTGAGGGGCCCGTTCAATCCCACCAACATCGAGTACCTGGAGAAGGATCTTCCATGGGACGACTTCAAGAGCCGCCTCCATTAG
- the LOC4333898 gene encoding threonine dehydratase 1 biosynthetic, chloroplastic: MAAAATAAAAATSTFTAAVPRARGRRHPTRVAAAAAATASSPEAAMAAAAPPLPMMRVAPETLQRQSGYLVRGRGEEGIGEGEAEAVGGDAAGGLGAMEYLTSVLSSKVYDVAIESPLQLATKLSERLGVNLWIKREDLQPVFSFKLRGAYNMMAKLSREQLERGVICSSAGNHAQGVALSAQRLGCDAVIVMPVTTPEIKWRSVERLGATVVLKGDSYDEAQSYAKQRCEQEGRTFIPPFDHPDVISGQGTIGMEIVRQLQGPLHAIFVPVGGGGLIAGIAAYVKRVRPEVKIIGVEPSDANAMALSLCHGQRVMLEQVGGFADGVAVKVVGEETFRLCRELVDGIVLVSRDAICASIKDMFEEKRSILEPAGALALAGAEAYCKYYGLKGENVVAITSGANMNFDRLRLVTELADVGRKREAVLATFLPEEQGSFKKFAELVGRMNITEFKYRYDCNAKDALVLYSVGIYTDDELKAMVERMESSKLRTVDLTDNDLAKDHLRYFIGGRSEVTDELVYRFIFPERPGALMKFLDAFSPRWNISLFHYRAQGETGANVLVGIQVPPEEFDEFKSRADNLGYEYMSEQNNEIYRLLLRDPKI, translated from the exons atggcggccgccgccaccgccgcggccgcggccacctccaccttcaccgccgccgtgccgcgcgcgcgcgggcgcagGCATCCaacgcgcgtggcggcggcggcggcggcgacggcgtcgtcaccggaggcggcgatggcggcggcggcgccgccgttgcCGATGATGCGGGTGGCGCCCGAGACGCTGCAGCGGCAGAGCGGGTACCTCGTGCggggccgcggggaggaggggattggggagggggaggcggaggcggtgggagGGGACGCGGCGGGAGGGCTCGGCGCGATGGAGTACCTGACCAGCGTGCTCTCGTCCAAGGTGTACGACGTCGCCATCGAGTCGCCGCTCCAGCTCGCCACCAAGCTCTCCGAGCGCCTCGGCGTCAACTTGTGGATCAAGCGCGAGGACCTGCAGCCC GTATTCTCATTCAAGTTGAGAGGAGCATACAATATGATGGCAAAGCTCTCGCGTGAACAGTTGGAGAGGGGTGTCATCTGCTCCTCTGCTGGGAACCATGCCCAGGGAGTGGCCCTTTCCGCTCAAAGACTCGGTTGCGATGCTGTTATTGTCATGCCTGTGACAACGCCTGAAATCAAG TGGCGATCGGTGGAGAGATTGGGTGCAACAGTTGTACTCAAAGGGGACTCATATGATGAAGCTCAATCATATGCAAAACAAAGATGCGAGCAGGAAGGCCGCACATTCATACCTCCTTTTGACCATCCTGATGTTATAAGTGGACAAGGAACGATTGGCATGGAAATTGTTCGGCAGTTGCAAGGCCCACTTCATGCCATATTTGTACCTGTAGGAGGAGGTGGATTAATTGCTGGGATCGCTGCCTATGTAAAAAGGGTTCGCCCAGAG GTGAAAATAATTGGAGTGGAGCCATCAGATGCAAATGCAATGGCATTGTCCTTGTGTCATGGTCAAAGGGTCATGCTGGAGCAAGTTGGTGGGTTTGCTGATGGTGTGGCTGTCAAAGTTGTAGGGGAGGAAACATTTCGCTTGTGCCGGGAACTTGTAGATGGTATTGTTCTTGTCAGTCGAGATGCTATTTGTGCTTCAATAAAG GATATGTTTGAGGAGAAAAGAAGCATACTTGAACCTGCTGGTGCCCTTGCGCTGGCAGGAGCTGAAGCTTACTGCAAATACTATGGCTTGAAAGGGGAAAATGTTGTTGCAATAACTAGTGGAGCAAATATGAACTTTGATCGGCTCAGATTAGTAACTGAGCTGGCTGATGTTGGTCGAAAACGAGAAGCAGTTCTTGCCACATTTTTGCCAGAGGAGCAGGGAAGCTTCAAAAAGTTTGCAGAGCTG GTTGGCCGGATGAATATTACTGAATTCAAATACAGATACGATTGCAATGCAAAAGATGCCCTTGTCCTTTACAG TGTTGGCATCTACACTGACGATGAACTTAAAGCAATGGTGGAACGTATGGAATCTTCAAAATTGAGAACTGTTGATCTTACTGACAATGATTTGGCAAAGGATCATCTAAGATACTTT ATTGGTGGCAGGTCAGAAGTAACAGATGAACTTGTTTACCGGTTCATTTTCCCAGAAAGGCCTGGTGCACTTATGAAATTTTTGGATGCATTCAGCCCCCGCTGGAATATCAGCCTTTTCCATTACCGTGCACAG GGTGAAACCGGAGCGAATGTTTTGGTTGGCATACAAGTGCCGCCGGAGGAGTTTGACGAATTCAAGAGCCGTGCTGACAATCTTGGGTACGAGTACATGTCGGAGCAGAACAACGAGATATACCGGCTCCTCTTGCGCGATCCGAAGATCTAA